A genomic region of Salinibacterium sp. NK8237 contains the following coding sequences:
- a CDS encoding GNAT family N-acetyltransferase codes for MTVTRPQPRILQGTFVSVEPLTEAHLADLWPALGVPAVFAGGYGGGPAGLPADEASFIEWMRAGYLGYADRLPFAIRLSSGPDAGRLVGVSTLGDLDDKNANAHIGWTAYDPTVWGTAVNPETKLLLLGFAFDSGYNRVRLQADSINARSRAAILKLGATFEGIQRQHLLRADGSWRDTAVYSVIDSDWPGVKARLLARLEQEPRA; via the coding sequence GTGACCGTAACGCGCCCGCAGCCCCGCATCCTTCAGGGAACCTTCGTCTCCGTTGAACCCCTGACCGAAGCGCACCTCGCTGACCTCTGGCCCGCCCTCGGTGTGCCCGCGGTCTTTGCCGGTGGCTACGGTGGCGGCCCTGCCGGGCTGCCCGCCGACGAAGCATCCTTCATCGAATGGATGCGCGCTGGCTACCTCGGTTACGCCGACCGGCTGCCGTTCGCCATCCGCCTGAGCTCTGGCCCCGACGCCGGCCGTCTTGTCGGCGTGAGCACCCTCGGTGACCTCGACGATAAGAACGCCAACGCGCACATCGGCTGGACCGCCTACGACCCGACCGTGTGGGGCACCGCCGTGAACCCCGAAACGAAACTCCTGCTGCTCGGGTTTGCCTTCGACAGCGGCTACAACCGCGTGCGCCTTCAAGCTGACTCCATCAACGCCCGTTCGCGCGCCGCCATTCTCAAACTCGGTGCGACCTTCGAGGGCATCCAGCGCCAACACCTGCTGCGGGCCGACGGCTCGTGGCGCGACACCGCGGTGTACTCCGTGATTGACTCCGACTGGCCAGGCGTGAAGGCCAGACTGCTCGCCCGTCTCGAACAGGAGCCGCGCGCGTGA
- the phnE gene encoding phosphonate ABC transporter, permease protein PhnE — MTAIAPPRPRRTLRNALWLVTTAIVVAAFWSVDIQWDRLLDLPAEIARYTWLMFASPDWSKLPEALFQTWRSVAMAWVGTVIAIILATPLSFVAARDFGPAPVRAVLRVGFSLIRAVPEIIIAIVILSVTGLTPLTGAIALGINGIGTLGKWGYESIEGVPRGPIESTRAAGGSWSQVVRWGVWPSASPEFMSFWLYRFEINVRSSAVLGLIGVGGIGDMLTSYTQYREWSTVGMLLIVVVVVTMTIDAISGRIRRRITEGARLA, encoded by the coding sequence ATGACCGCCATCGCTCCTCCGCGGCCACGCCGCACCCTGCGCAACGCCCTCTGGCTAGTAACGACCGCGATTGTGGTTGCCGCCTTCTGGTCGGTCGACATCCAATGGGATCGCCTGCTCGATCTGCCCGCCGAGATCGCCCGCTATACCTGGCTAATGTTTGCCAGCCCCGACTGGTCGAAGCTACCCGAGGCGCTCTTTCAAACCTGGCGCTCGGTCGCGATGGCCTGGGTCGGCACTGTGATCGCGATCATCTTGGCAACGCCGTTGAGCTTTGTGGCCGCCCGCGACTTCGGGCCAGCGCCCGTGCGCGCCGTGCTGCGCGTCGGGTTCTCCCTCATTCGTGCGGTGCCCGAGATCATCATCGCGATTGTGATCCTCTCGGTCACGGGGCTCACTCCCCTCACCGGGGCAATCGCGCTCGGCATCAATGGCATCGGCACCCTCGGCAAGTGGGGCTACGAATCCATCGAGGGCGTGCCGCGTGGTCCCATCGAATCCACGCGCGCCGCCGGCGGTTCTTGGTCGCAAGTGGTGCGCTGGGGAGTGTGGCCATCGGCCAGCCCCGAGTTCATGTCGTTTTGGCTCTACCGCTTCGAGATCAATGTTCGCTCGTCAGCCGTGCTCGGTTTGATTGGTGTCGGGGGCATCGGTGACATGCTTACCTCCTACACTCAGTACCGAGAATGGTCGACTGTCGGGATGCTGTTGATTGTTGTCGTGGTCGTCACGATGACCATCGATGCCATTTCGGGTCGCATCCGCCGCCGCATCACCGAAGGAGCACGCCTGGCATGA
- a CDS encoding adenylosuccinate synthase — protein MPAIVIIGAQWGDEGKGKATDLLGSRIDYVVKFNGGNNAGHTVVIGDEKYALHLLPSGILTEGVTPIISNGVVIDVEVLFEELDALIARGVDVSKLLVSANAHVITNYHRTLDKVTERFLGKRQIGTTGRGIGPAYADKINRVGIRIQDLFDENILRQKVEGALDQKNHLLVKVYNRRAIEVEEIVTELLSYADRLRPMVADTGLLLNKALDDGEIVLFEGGQATMLDVDHGTYPFVTSSNSTSGGAATGSGVAPNRLERIIGIVKAYTTRVGAGPFPTELHDESGEFLRSHGFEFGTTTGRPRRCGWYDAPIARYTARVNGVTDFVLTKLDVLTGLKTIPVCVAYDVDGVRFDEMPVSQSDFHHSVPIYEEFPGWDEDITGARTFEDLPKNAQDYVLAIEAMSGARMSAIGVGPGRDEIIVRHDLVD, from the coding sequence ATGCCAGCAATCGTCATTATCGGCGCCCAATGGGGCGACGAGGGCAAGGGTAAAGCAACCGACCTCCTCGGTAGCCGCATCGACTATGTCGTCAAATTCAACGGCGGCAACAACGCCGGACACACGGTCGTTATCGGCGACGAAAAGTACGCGCTTCACCTTCTGCCGTCTGGCATCCTCACCGAAGGCGTCACCCCGATCATCTCCAACGGTGTCGTCATCGACGTCGAAGTTCTTTTTGAAGAACTGGATGCTCTGATCGCCCGTGGCGTCGACGTCTCCAAGCTGCTGGTGAGTGCCAACGCGCACGTCATCACCAACTACCACCGCACCCTCGACAAGGTGACGGAACGCTTCCTCGGCAAGCGCCAGATCGGCACGACCGGTCGCGGAATTGGTCCGGCGTATGCCGACAAGATCAACCGTGTCGGCATCCGGATTCAAGACCTCTTTGACGAGAACATTCTTCGTCAAAAGGTTGAGGGCGCTCTCGACCAGAAGAACCACCTGCTCGTGAAGGTCTACAACCGTCGCGCAATCGAGGTTGAAGAGATCGTCACCGAACTGCTCAGCTATGCCGACCGTTTGCGCCCCATGGTCGCCGACACCGGTCTGCTGCTGAACAAGGCACTCGACGATGGCGAGATTGTGCTCTTCGAGGGTGGCCAGGCCACGATGCTGGATGTTGACCACGGCACGTACCCGTTCGTCACGTCCTCCAACTCCACCTCCGGTGGCGCGGCTACCGGTTCGGGCGTTGCCCCCAACCGCCTCGAGCGCATCATTGGAATCGTCAAGGCCTACACAACTCGCGTTGGTGCCGGCCCGTTCCCGACCGAACTGCACGATGAGTCTGGCGAGTTCTTGCGTTCCCACGGTTTTGAGTTCGGAACCACCACCGGGCGTCCGCGTCGCTGTGGTTGGTACGACGCCCCCATCGCCCGCTACACAGCGCGCGTCAACGGCGTCACCGACTTCGTGCTCACCAAGCTCGACGTGCTCACCGGCCTCAAAACGATTCCCGTCTGTGTCGCGTATGACGTTGACGGTGTGCGCTTCGACGAGATGCCTGTCTCTCAGTCCGACTTCCACCACTCGGTGCCGATCTACGAAGAGTTCCCCGGCTGGGATGAAGACATTACTGGCGCTCGCACCTTCGAAGACCTGCCCAAGAACGCGCAAGACTACGTGCTCGCCATTGAAGCAATGAGCGGCGCCCGCATGTCAGCGATCGGCGTTGGCCCCGGCCGCGACGAAATCATCGTTCGTCACGACCTCGTCGACTAA
- a CDS encoding M4 family metallopeptidase → MPLNHVSPADSPRALCAIVPPFLLSRIATLDDPRFERAAQAAKRSLTDIGHDHLDHGRHEHKLPPRSLRPDEPAERGIVSRAISDAQTGETLPGILVRSEGEPETGDTSVSEAYDGLGHTFALFWEVFERDSIDDRSSPLEATVHFGTLYDNAFWDGSRMVFGDGDGEIFTGFTRSLSVIGHELAHGVTEFTAGLVYRGQSGALNEHVSDVFGALVEQHAWRQTAAEASWLVGEGIFTDEVEGNALRSLKAPGTAYDDDVLGKDPQPAHWDDFIVTQSDNGGVHLNSGIPNRAFWSTADTLGGFAWERAGQIWFDTLTNGSLTPRSEFSEFAAATIAAAVARFGDGSDEQRAVAAGWALVGVIPAEA, encoded by the coding sequence ATGCCACTGAACCACGTTTCCCCCGCTGACTCGCCTCGCGCCCTGTGCGCGATCGTTCCCCCGTTTTTGCTGTCGCGAATCGCGACACTCGACGACCCCCGCTTTGAGCGAGCAGCGCAGGCCGCGAAGCGCTCCCTCACCGACATCGGTCACGATCACCTCGATCATGGGCGTCACGAGCACAAGCTCCCACCGCGGTCGCTGCGCCCCGATGAGCCAGCAGAGCGCGGCATTGTGAGCCGAGCCATTTCGGACGCCCAGACCGGGGAGACTCTGCCCGGCATCCTCGTGCGCTCAGAAGGAGAGCCCGAGACAGGCGACACTTCGGTGTCCGAGGCCTATGACGGCCTCGGCCACACCTTCGCGTTGTTCTGGGAGGTGTTTGAGCGTGACTCGATCGACGATCGTTCGTCGCCCCTCGAAGCGACCGTGCACTTCGGCACGCTCTACGACAATGCCTTTTGGGATGGCAGCCGCATGGTCTTCGGCGATGGTGACGGTGAAATTTTCACCGGCTTCACTCGCTCGCTCAGTGTCATCGGTCACGAGCTCGCCCACGGAGTCACCGAGTTCACCGCGGGCCTTGTGTACCGCGGCCAGAGCGGCGCCCTCAACGAGCACGTCTCCGACGTGTTTGGGGCACTCGTCGAGCAGCACGCCTGGCGCCAAACCGCGGCCGAAGCATCGTGGTTAGTCGGCGAAGGCATCTTCACCGATGAGGTCGAAGGCAATGCTCTGCGGTCCCTGAAAGCGCCCGGCACCGCCTACGACGACGATGTGCTCGGCAAAGACCCGCAGCCCGCTCACTGGGACGACTTCATCGTCACACAGTCCGACAACGGTGGCGTGCACCTCAACTCGGGCATCCCCAACCGCGCCTTCTGGAGCACCGCCGACACCCTCGGCGGCTTCGCGTGGGAACGTGCAGGCCAGATCTGGTTCGACACCCTCACCAATGGTTCGCTCACACCCCGCAGCGAGTTCTCGGAATTCGCTGCCGCCACCATCGCGGCCGCCGTTGCTCGCTTCGGTGACGGCTCTGACGAACAGCGCGCGGTCGCAGCCGGCTGGGCATTGGTCGGAGTGATTCCCGCCGAAGCGTGA
- the pgm gene encoding phosphoglucomutase (alpha-D-glucose-1,6-bisphosphate-dependent), giving the protein MNDRAGTTAQASDLIDVTELVAAYYALVPDVTIPEQRVVFGTSGHRGSALDTAFNEVHIAAITQAIVEYRASQGITGPVFIGRDTHALSQPAETTALDVLAANGVLALKDEFDDFVPTPALSHAIIAYNAADNGDEADGIIITPSHNPPRDGGFKYNPPHGGPADSDATGWIADRANAIIAEGNTAVKHVGDAGAENTAAGSYDFRGRYVDDLENIIDIDAIRTAGIRIGADPLGGASVNYWKLIAEKYDLDLTVVNPDVDPTWAFMTLDWDGKIRMDPSSKSAMASVVARRDEFDILTGNDADADRHGIVTPDGGLMNPNHYLAVAIQYLYTHREGWNPEAAVGKTLVSSSMIDRVAAAMGRDLIEVPVGFKWFVPGLVDGSVAFGGEESAGASFLRKDGSVWTTDKDGILLALLAAEILAVTGKTPSVLYAELVEEFGDPAYERVDAVATKEQKAKLGKLSGAAIAATELAGDPITAKLSEAPGNGAAIGGVKVTTEFAWFAARPSGTEDVYKIYGESFKGAEHLRLVQAEAKAIVDAALNG; this is encoded by the coding sequence ATGAACGATCGCGCAGGCACGACAGCCCAGGCATCCGACCTCATTGATGTGACCGAGTTGGTGGCGGCGTATTACGCGCTGGTTCCGGATGTCACGATCCCTGAGCAGCGCGTCGTGTTCGGCACGAGCGGCCATCGTGGCTCCGCGCTCGACACCGCGTTCAACGAAGTGCACATCGCCGCCATCACGCAGGCGATCGTGGAATATCGTGCCAGCCAGGGCATCACGGGCCCTGTGTTTATCGGCCGCGACACCCACGCGCTCTCGCAGCCTGCCGAGACGACCGCGCTCGATGTGCTCGCCGCCAATGGCGTGCTCGCGCTAAAAGACGAGTTTGACGACTTCGTGCCCACGCCTGCGCTGAGCCACGCGATCATTGCGTACAACGCTGCCGACAACGGCGATGAGGCCGACGGCATCATCATCACCCCGAGCCACAACCCGCCCCGCGATGGCGGCTTCAAGTACAACCCGCCGCACGGTGGCCCCGCCGACAGCGATGCGACCGGCTGGATTGCTGACCGCGCGAACGCAATCATCGCCGAGGGCAACACGGCGGTGAAGCACGTGGGCGATGCCGGGGCTGAGAACACGGCAGCGGGCAGCTATGACTTCCGCGGACGCTATGTCGACGACCTCGAGAACATCATCGACATTGATGCGATTCGCACGGCCGGCATCCGCATCGGTGCAGACCCGCTGGGTGGCGCGAGCGTCAACTATTGGAAGCTCATCGCGGAAAAGTACGACCTCGATCTCACGGTCGTGAACCCCGACGTTGACCCGACGTGGGCGTTCATGACGCTCGACTGGGACGGCAAGATTCGCATGGACCCGTCATCGAAGTCGGCCATGGCCTCCGTCGTCGCCCGCCGTGACGAGTTCGACATCCTCACCGGCAACGACGCCGATGCTGACCGCCACGGGATCGTCACGCCAGACGGTGGCCTCATGAACCCCAACCACTACTTGGCCGTCGCAATCCAATACCTCTACACGCACCGCGAGGGCTGGAACCCGGAAGCCGCAGTCGGCAAGACCCTCGTCTCGAGTTCCATGATCGACCGGGTTGCTGCCGCGATGGGCCGCGACCTCATCGAGGTGCCCGTCGGCTTCAAGTGGTTCGTTCCCGGCCTCGTTGATGGATCTGTCGCGTTCGGCGGCGAAGAGAGCGCTGGCGCGAGCTTCCTGCGCAAAGACGGCTCCGTCTGGACGACCGACAAAGACGGGATCTTGCTAGCCCTGCTGGCCGCCGAGATCTTGGCGGTCACCGGCAAGACGCCATCCGTTCTGTACGCCGAGCTGGTCGAAGAGTTTGGCGACCCCGCCTACGAACGTGTGGATGCCGTGGCGACCAAAGAGCAGAAGGCCAAGCTGGGCAAGCTGAGTGGAGCTGCGATCGCGGCCACCGAACTCGCCGGTGACCCGATCACGGCCAAACTCTCGGAGGCTCCGGGTAATGGCGCTGCGATCGGCGGGGTGAAGGTGACGACGGAGTTCGCGTGGTTCGCGGCCCGCCCCAGCGGCACCGAAGACGTGTACAAGATCTACGGCGAATCGTTCAAGGGAGCGGAGCACTTGCGCCTCGTGCAGGCCGAAGCCAAAGCGATCGTCGACGCTGCCCTGAACGGGTAG
- a CDS encoding amidase domain-containing protein, whose translation MASSFLVRRIGVSAAALGVVAAITAFVVIAAPVTETAAPAEEEAVAAVVVAEPEVQAISSATGTLVAGESLVITGTALDDVTDVTFGGVSATDVVVTDSETVTVTVPSAVDFQPSTVDIAVLADDAAVPTAETLDYTYEASTPVDNQMQYLMEHWEDYNVDEYGDLNSVGGDCANFASQSLLMRGWDMTADWFNYDAAADWSGAWGYVPTMEIWLNSNPELGATQLSFDERDQAKVGDLVVFDWNDNDFLDHIQVVSSVETVDGETVIKMVGHNLDTNYRDLDETITVDHPGATGHFWSIP comes from the coding sequence ATGGCTTCTTCCTTTCTCGTGCGCCGCATCGGCGTCTCTGCGGCTGCGCTTGGCGTCGTCGCTGCGATCACCGCGTTTGTTGTGATTGCTGCGCCCGTCACCGAAACTGCGGCACCAGCCGAAGAAGAAGCGGTCGCTGCGGTAGTCGTAGCCGAGCCCGAGGTGCAGGCGATAAGTTCCGCCACGGGAACGCTCGTGGCCGGTGAATCTCTCGTCATTACCGGCACAGCCCTTGACGATGTGACCGATGTCACCTTCGGGGGAGTCTCCGCAACCGACGTTGTCGTGACCGACAGTGAAACCGTCACCGTCACCGTTCCCTCTGCCGTCGACTTTCAGCCGTCAACCGTAGACATCGCCGTGCTGGCGGATGACGCAGCGGTACCCACCGCAGAGACCCTCGACTACACGTACGAAGCATCCACCCCGGTCGACAACCAAATGCAGTACCTCATGGAGCACTGGGAAGACTACAACGTCGACGAATACGGCGACCTCAACTCCGTTGGTGGCGACTGCGCCAACTTCGCCAGCCAATCGCTGCTGATGCGCGGCTGGGATATGACCGCCGACTGGTTCAACTACGACGCTGCCGCCGACTGGAGCGGAGCCTGGGGCTACGTTCCGACCATGGAAATCTGGCTCAACTCCAACCCCGAACTCGGCGCAACCCAGTTGAGCTTCGACGAGCGTGACCAAGCGAAGGTCGGCGACCTCGTCGTCTTCGACTGGAACGACAACGACTTCCTCGACCACATTCAGGTCGTATCCTCGGTCGAAACTGTTGACGGCGAAACCGTCATCAAGATGGTTGGCCATAACCTCGACACCAACTACCGCGACCTTGACGAAACCATCACCGTCGACCACCCCGGCGCTACAGGACACTTCTGGAGCATCCCGTAA
- the phnE gene encoding phosphonate ABC transporter, permease protein PhnE — MTTATPPPGPTPASVPAAPVEHSALNVPPRPRGRWKPWVAVAVVLVITIITFSPQWGVAFSFDAIARNWQNGAGKIAQLLVPDWSFFPRTLAPLLETLQMAVIATAVGALISLPLSLWAARLTNPHPLLRGIVRTILNVIRAVPELLYAAILVAMVGVGALPGIIALVLFNVGIIVKLVSEAIESNDAGPLEAARAAGGTGAQVNRAAALPDVWPAFANQSLYVLELNVRASTVLGLVGAGGLGLLIDAVRTFYRYDQLSLIILEILVVVVVIDVVSSSIRKRLV; from the coding sequence ATGACGACCGCAACTCCCCCGCCCGGCCCCACCCCGGCATCCGTTCCCGCAGCACCCGTAGAGCACTCAGCGCTGAACGTGCCGCCGCGCCCGCGAGGCCGCTGGAAGCCCTGGGTTGCCGTGGCTGTCGTGCTCGTCATCACGATCATCACGTTCAGTCCGCAGTGGGGAGTCGCCTTCTCCTTTGATGCGATTGCTCGCAATTGGCAGAACGGTGCAGGCAAGATCGCGCAGTTGCTGGTTCCTGACTGGTCGTTCTTTCCGCGCACTCTCGCGCCGCTGCTCGAAACCCTGCAGATGGCGGTGATCGCGACCGCAGTGGGAGCCTTGATCTCGCTCCCGCTGAGCCTGTGGGCGGCGCGCCTCACTAACCCACACCCGCTGTTGCGTGGGATCGTGCGCACGATCTTGAACGTCATCCGTGCTGTGCCCGAACTGTTGTATGCCGCAATTCTTGTCGCGATGGTCGGCGTCGGCGCCCTGCCCGGCATCATCGCGCTCGTGCTCTTCAACGTGGGCATCATCGTCAAGCTGGTGTCTGAAGCGATCGAAAGCAACGATGCCGGCCCGCTCGAAGCCGCTCGCGCTGCCGGTGGCACAGGAGCACAAGTGAACCGGGCCGCAGCCTTGCCCGATGTGTGGCCGGCCTTCGCCAATCAGAGCCTGTATGTGCTCGAACTCAATGTGCGCGCATCCACGGTTCTCGGCCTGGTCGGCGCCGGCGGTCTTGGTCTGCTGATTGACGCCGTGCGCACCTTCTACCGCTACGACCAACTGTCGCTCATCATCCTGGAAATCCTGGTGGTGGTCGTCGTCATTGACGTGGTGTCGTCATCGATTCGAAAGAGGCTCGTATGA
- a CDS encoding DMT family transporter: MSARVASAGRVEKHDTASPLGTWLRFAAAGLVWGSSFLFMKVALDGVSFGQVAWSRAVLGALALVVVFAVSRRKLPRKPIVWAHFTVLAFLFAVFPYLLFAWAEQYVSSGLASIYNATTPIMTAIFATLVFRVEKLSRSQIAGVTLGIFGVLVIIAPWQAGDISGSLLGQLACLGAALCYGAAMSYQRKFVAPYKVPGVTSATMNIGIAAVIYLLLTPLVATGPVNLTLPVVASLLALGVLGTGMAYVWNYRVLAEWGPTRTSTVTYITPVIGVILGFVILKETMSWHEPVGAVLVILGVLLAQGRLRIPWGEPKVV; this comes from the coding sequence GTGAGCGCCCGCGTTGCTTCCGCAGGTCGGGTCGAAAAGCATGACACGGCATCCCCGCTCGGAACCTGGTTGCGGTTTGCCGCGGCCGGGCTGGTGTGGGGCTCCAGCTTTCTGTTCATGAAAGTGGCTTTGGATGGCGTGAGCTTTGGGCAGGTCGCCTGGAGCCGGGCGGTACTCGGCGCTCTCGCGCTCGTGGTGGTGTTTGCGGTCAGCCGTCGTAAGCTCCCGCGCAAGCCCATCGTGTGGGCGCACTTCACGGTGCTCGCGTTCCTCTTCGCCGTGTTCCCGTACCTGCTGTTCGCGTGGGCTGAGCAATACGTGAGTTCGGGCCTCGCCAGCATCTACAACGCGACAACGCCGATCATGACCGCGATCTTTGCGACGCTCGTGTTCCGGGTCGAGAAGCTGTCGCGCTCACAGATTGCGGGCGTCACCCTGGGCATCTTTGGGGTGCTCGTGATCATCGCCCCGTGGCAAGCGGGCGACATCAGCGGCAGCCTGTTGGGCCAGCTCGCGTGCCTCGGCGCAGCGCTCTGCTACGGCGCCGCGATGAGTTACCAGCGCAAATTTGTGGCGCCCTACAAGGTGCCCGGCGTCACCTCCGCGACCATGAACATCGGCATTGCCGCCGTCATCTACCTTCTGCTGACTCCGCTCGTCGCGACCGGCCCGGTGAACCTCACCCTCCCCGTGGTGGCCAGCCTCCTCGCGCTCGGGGTGCTCGGCACCGGCATGGCCTACGTCTGGAACTACCGGGTGCTCGCCGAATGGGGCCCAACCCGCACCTCGACCGTCACCTACATCACGCCCGTCATTGGTGTCATCCTCGGCTTCGTCATCCTGAAAGAAACGATGTCGTGGCATGAGCCCGTCGGCGCTGTGCTCGTGATTCTGGGCGTGCTGCTGGCGCAGGGCAGGCTGCGGATTCCGTGGGGCGAGCCGAAGGTCGTCTAG
- the phnC gene encoding phosphonate ABC transporter ATP-binding protein yields the protein MSIPAPSAAAGATTPAAASWAISMRDLTVRYGNGVTALKNVSLDIAAGEMVSVVGLSGSGKSSLIRTINGLVPVTSGSLTVGDRDLATTRGRDLRALRGGIGMIFQSFNLAGRASVLDNVLVGRLAHTPTWRTLLGMHRASDRQLAFEALESVGILGKCWDRASSLSGGQQQRVAIARALTQQPHLMLADEPVASLDPPTAHAVMNDLRRINRTLGITVITNVHLMDLARTYTTRMIGLRAGEVVYDGPAASATDADFEAIYGRSIAPEDVLGE from the coding sequence TTGAGCATTCCCGCACCCAGCGCAGCGGCCGGAGCCACCACTCCGGCCGCTGCGTCGTGGGCAATCAGCATGCGCGATCTCACCGTGCGCTACGGCAACGGTGTGACCGCGCTCAAGAACGTCTCCCTCGATATTGCCGCCGGCGAAATGGTCTCTGTCGTGGGCCTGTCCGGTTCGGGCAAGTCGAGCCTGATCCGCACCATCAACGGGCTGGTTCCCGTCACTTCTGGTTCGCTCACCGTCGGCGACCGCGATCTCGCGACGACTCGCGGCCGCGATTTGCGTGCTCTGCGCGGAGGCATCGGCATGATCTTCCAGAGCTTCAACCTGGCCGGCCGCGCCAGCGTACTCGACAATGTTCTTGTCGGGCGGCTCGCTCACACTCCGACCTGGCGCACCCTTCTGGGTATGCATCGCGCCTCCGACAGGCAGCTCGCGTTTGAAGCGCTCGAGAGCGTCGGCATTCTGGGCAAGTGTTGGGATCGGGCATCCAGCCTCTCGGGCGGTCAGCAGCAGCGGGTTGCCATTGCGCGCGCCCTCACTCAGCAACCGCACCTCATGTTGGCCGATGAGCCGGTCGCCAGCCTTGACCCGCCAACGGCCCACGCTGTGATGAACGACCTGCGGCGCATCAACCGCACCCTCGGCATCACCGTCATCACGAACGTGCACCTCATGGATCTTGCCCGCACTTATACGACGCGGATGATCGGCCTCCGTGCGGGCGAGGTTGTCTACGACGGTCCAGCGGCGAGCGCCACCGACGCCGACTTCGAGGCGATCTATGGGCGCAGCATTGCGCCGGAGGATGTGCTGGGCGAATGA
- a CDS encoding chorismate mutase, which translates to MAAADQAHNDNVDPEVREQLLGARRSIDNIDAALIHLLAERFKYTQQVGRLKATKGLPASDPNRERDQIARLKSLAEESHLDPAFAEKWFNFVVAEVIHHHEQLASGSEPDSSK; encoded by the coding sequence ATGGCAGCAGCAGATCAGGCCCACAACGACAACGTCGACCCCGAAGTGCGCGAGCAACTTTTGGGCGCTCGCCGCAGCATTGACAACATTGATGCGGCCCTCATCCATTTGCTGGCCGAGCGCTTCAAATACACACAGCAGGTTGGTCGTCTCAAGGCCACCAAGGGCCTGCCCGCGTCAGATCCCAACCGTGAGCGCGACCAAATCGCCCGCCTCAAGTCACTGGCCGAAGAGTCTCACCTCGACCCGGCCTTCGCCGAGAAGTGGTTCAACTTCGTCGTTGCCGAGGTCATTCACCACCACGAGCAGCTCGCATCGGGCAGCGAGCCCGACTCGAGCAAGTAG
- a CDS encoding MurR/RpiR family transcriptional regulator has translation MNWTGNSDASPTARIATVRNALVPSEDKFIQLLLDDPAAAVENTAQEIADRAGVARSTVIRACQRLGYRGYPQLRVALTRELAQTEARDVTYEKGALGRIRAEVDALAAALPHITAALDSDGLDAAITRIATARRLLVIANGLSSAQASDLAMRLTAVGRPSEYVADAIGQQIAARGLATKDACVVISGSGANEATLRSARAVRASGAHLIAVTSFAQSPLVELADNAIVIAPATGSFRHELEHTSRVSHTILLESLVGLVASELGETADQTRALVLDVLSDNLSE, from the coding sequence ATGAATTGGACAGGAAACTCTGACGCATCGCCCACCGCGCGCATTGCGACGGTGCGTAACGCGCTCGTTCCGAGCGAAGACAAGTTCATTCAACTGTTGCTCGATGATCCGGCAGCCGCGGTCGAAAACACGGCTCAAGAAATCGCCGACCGGGCCGGTGTTGCTCGGTCCACTGTCATCCGCGCCTGCCAGCGTCTCGGTTACCGTGGCTACCCGCAATTGCGGGTGGCCCTCACGCGCGAGCTTGCCCAAACCGAGGCTCGCGATGTCACCTACGAGAAGGGTGCGCTTGGCCGCATCCGAGCCGAAGTGGATGCTCTCGCCGCCGCCCTGCCGCACATCACGGCCGCGCTGGATAGTGACGGCCTCGATGCGGCGATCACCCGTATCGCGACCGCTCGACGCCTGCTCGTGATCGCTAATGGACTCTCGTCTGCCCAAGCCAGCGACTTGGCCATGCGGCTGACGGCGGTCGGTCGACCGTCGGAGTATGTGGCGGATGCCATTGGCCAGCAGATCGCCGCCCGCGGCCTTGCCACCAAGGACGCCTGCGTGGTTATCAGTGGTAGTGGCGCCAATGAGGCGACGCTGCGTTCCGCTCGCGCCGTTCGCGCCTCGGGAGCACACCTGATTGCGGTGACGTCGTTTGCGCAGTCGCCGCTCGTGGAACTCGCCGACAACGCGATCGTGATTGCGCCGGCTACGGGGTCGTTCCGTCACGAGCTGGAGCACACCTCGCGGGTCTCGCACACGATTCTGCTGGAGTCGCTCGTGGGGCTCGTCGCCTCAGAGTTGGGCGAGACGGCCGATCAGACGCGGGCGCTCGTGCTTGATGTGCTGAGCGACAACCTCAGCGAGTAG